The Acidobacteriota bacterium genomic sequence ATACGGCCCCATAACATCCGTGTTCGAACGACGGGGCACTGTGATGAACCGTTCTAGCACCCTCCTCACTTCGGGTTCACCAATGAGTTCCATGCCCGGCCAGGCGTTGCGGAGTATCTCCCAACCTAGGGAGTGGATCGTCCGAGCCAAGTCTCGACCAACACCGAGACGTTCGCGCAGTTCCGCGGCAGCGCGATCGTTGTAGGCGAGGGCCGTGATGGCCGTTGGCGATACTCCACGGCTGTCCAGTAGGAGGCGAAGACGTGCCGCCAGGGTCCGGGTCTTTCCGGACCCTGCCGGTGCGATGATGCGTGCGGCACCGACACCGTGTTCGACGGCTTCGCGCTGATCGGTCGCTAGGTCGTCCGCGGACGTGCCGAGGACCGGCGCCGAGGCAGTGGAGCCCAATTCAACGGTCTCGTATGACACCATTGGTCGGTCGAGGAGCTGATCGAGCGGCTGGCGGGGTCCACCATCGATCCATGTATCCACACCATCAATCACAGCGTCGGCAACATCGGATGGCGAGCACGCAATGTACGCTTCCGCTTTTCGGCTCCACCACCAGACGATTTCGTCGCCGCGTGCGTCGTAGTTGTTCGAGAAACACAGGAATCTGAGACGTTCGAGCGGTGGTAGCCAGTTGAGCGGAACTTCGTACACCGGGCGTTCATCGGTCTCGTGTATGCCGAGAGCGGCGTTGTCACAGGCCCATTCGATGACGTGCGGCGTGCGCGACACCCACAGCCGGTGCAGGGAGTCGATCAGCTCGTTTCGCCGTTTTGGGCTTTGTAGCGTCTCGTCGTCTATGAGTGTTCTGGGTGCTTCTAGCCAGGGACTCGGTGGATTGGCGCCCTCTGTTATCACGACACCGCGACCGAGTACGTTTGGGGCGAAGACGGTCATGGAATAAGAATACAGACGACGTGTGACACCCCCGCCGCCCGTATACCGCCCTCCTAGCGTTGCCGTCAGCAAGTACAGCCGCGCCGAACACTCCAAATGCGGTGACATGGAAGCTCCGTAATCGACGTTTCCAGACCGGTCTGGTGCGCAAACGTCGCCTGCCAAGATATCTTGTGTCGCGCGTATCTAGCGCCCGTAAGCGCGCTCATCTGAGTCGGACGGACGTATCGGAGGGAAAAATGAATATCGAGATCATGAGGGATCTTGCCGCGCTTGCAATCCTCGCCTATGAGGATCCTGCGGAGGCCAAATCGGGCAGCGAACTGCTCGGCATGTCGGGGTTCACGCAGTTTGAGAGCGACGGGACCGTCGTAAATGTCGTCTCCGACGAAACGCAGCTTGTCATCGCGTTTCGGGGCACCGACGACTCAGATGACGTCCGCTACGACGCAGACTTTTCTACAGAACCAGGTGAGTTCGGGGCGCGTGTCCACTCAGGGTTTCGGATGGCGCTGAACAAGGTCTGGGGGGACATTGAGCCTGTCATTTTGGCGACAAACAAGGACGTGCTGTTTACGGGGCATAGTCTCGGAGGTGCCCTCGCGCTTCTGGCGGCCGCTCGGGTGCTCGAAATGGGTAGACGAGTTGAGGGTGTCGTGACGTTTGGTCAGCCGCGTGTTGGCAAGGGGAAGTTTGCGCGCGAGATCAACCTACGGATGCTGTCCCGAATATTTCGGGTTATCAACTTCGTCGATCCTGTCACTCGGATACCGCTTGCAATCCAGGGCTACCGGCATGCGGGTCGGCGGTGGTACTACGACGACAATGGGACACTTTTTGAGGAT encodes the following:
- a CDS encoding DUF2974 domain-containing protein, which encodes MNIEIMRDLAALAILAYEDPAEAKSGSELLGMSGFTQFESDGTVVNVVSDETQLVIAFRGTDDSDDVRYDADFSTEPGEFGARVHSGFRMALNKVWGDIEPVILATNKDVLFTGHSLGGALALLAAARVLEMGRRVEGVVTFGQPRVGKGKFAREINLRMLSRIFRVINFVDPVTRIPLAIQGYRHAGRRWYYDDNGTLFEDASALRLVFDEWSFRVRNIRSAKVLGLEWHDKDRYRTILDGEVPQDVPTNGLDTFSNP